The Comamonas sp. lk genome contains the following window.
TCTATCTGTTCTCGGTTGTGCTGCTGTTTGCAGCCTTCCGCGTGATCACGGCGCGCAACCCTGTGCACGCCGTGCTCAATCTGATTCTGGCCTTCTCGCAAGCTGCGGCCATCTGGCTGCTGCTCAAGGCTGAATTCCTCGGCATTGCCCTGGTACTGGTGTACCTGGGTGCCGTGATGGTGCTGTTCCTCTTTGTGGTGATGATGCTGGACATTCGTGTCGACACATTGCGCAAGAGCTTCTGGAAGCACTTCCCCTTTGCAGCCCTGATCGGCGCACTGATTGCCTTTGAAATGGGCATGGTGCTGATGGGCGGCTTTGGCGATGTGGAAGACGCCAAAAACGTCATGGCCGGTTCGGTCAATGCTGCCGGCCAGGCCGTGCAGTATTCGAACACCCATGAACTGGGCAAGCTGCTGTATACGGAGTATCTGTACCCCGTGGAAATTGCTGCCGTGATCCTGCTGGTGGCCATGATTGCCGCCATCGCCCTGACGCTGCGCAAGCGCAAGGACAGCAAGGCCGTCAACCCAGCACAGCAGATTCGTGTACGTGCGCAAGACCGCATCAAGCTGGTCAAGCAATCGGTCACTCAGCCTGCACAACAACCTGCCGCCGAAGCTTCGGCGCCAGCAGTGGAGACAAAAGCATGACGCTTACTCTGGGCCACTTTCTGACGTTGGGCGCGATGCTGTTCGCGATCGCCGTTGTTGGCATTTTTCTGAACCGCAAGAACCTGATCGTCTTGCTCATGGCCATCGAGCTGATGCTCCTGGCCGTGAACACGAACTTCGTCGCGTTTTCCAGTTATCTGGGCGACATGCATGGACAGGTATTCGTGTTCTTCATCCTGACGGTGGCTGCTGCGGAATCGGCTATCGGTCTGGCGATCTTGGTGCTGCTGTTCCGTAACAAGAGCAGTATCGATGCGGAAGACCTCAACTCCCTCAAGGGTTGAGTCCGCCGTTATTTGCAAGGTTCTCAAGAATGAGTCAAACCCTTTCCGCATCCCTGCTGCTCGCGGTGCCATTGGCGCCGCTGGTGGGCTCCGCGCTAGCGGGTATCTGGGGCACAGCCTTCGGCGGCAACAAGATTGGTCGCGCCGGCAGCAGCTCTCTTACCATTTTTGGCGTGCTCGCGGCCTTCATCCTGTCGGCCCTCACGTTCAAGAGCGTTGTCTTTGACGGCGCCAGTTTCAACGAGACCATCTACACCTGGATGGTCGTCGGCGGCCTGAAGATGGAGGTCGGTTTCCTGATCGATTCCATCACGGTCATGATGATGTGCGTGGTGACCTTTGTGTCGCTGATGGTTCACATCTACACCATGGGCTACATGGAAGAAGACGAGGGCTACAACCGCTTCTTCTCCTATATCTCGCTGTTCACCTTCTCCATGTTGATGCTCGTCATGAGCAACAACCTGCTGCAGCTGTTCTTCGGCTGGGAAGCCGTGGGCCTGGTGTCCTACCTGCTGATCGGCTTCTACTACAAGAAGGAATCGGCCATCTTCGCCAACATGAAGGCCTTCCTGGTCAACCGTGTCGGTGACTTCGGCTTCATTCTGGGTATTGGCTTGATCGCTGCCTACACCGGCACGCTGAACTACTCTGAAATCTTTGCCAAGCTGCCCGAGATTCAGAACACTCAGCTGCCTGGTACGGGCTGGCTGCTGGTGACGGTGACGGCCATCTGCCTGTTCATCGGTGCCATGGGCAAATCGGCCCAGTTCCCGCTGCACGCGTGGCTGCCTGACTCCATGGAAGGCCCGACACCTATCTCCGCGCTGATTCACGCGGCGACCATGGTGACGGCCGGTATCTTCATGGTCTCGCGCATGTCGCCTCTGTACGAACTGTCGGATGTGGCCTTGAACTTCATTTTGGTGATCGGCTCCATCACAGCCCTGTTCATGGGTATCCTGGGCATCATCCAGAACGACATCAAGCGCGTGATTGCGTACTCCACGCTGTCACAGCTGGGTTATATGACCATCGCTCTGGGCGTGTCGGCCTACTCGGTTTCCGTGTTCCACCTGATGACCCACGCCTTCTTCAAGGCGCTGCTGTTCCTCGGAGCCGGCTCGGTCATCATGGGCATGCACCACAACCAGGACATCCGCTGGATGGGCGGCGTGCGCAAGTACATGCCCATTACCTGGATCACCTTCCTGCTGGGCAACCTGGCGCTGATCGGTACACCGTTCTTCTCCGGTTTCTACTCCAAGGACGCCATCATCGAAGCGGTGCACGCTTCCAACCTGCCTGCAGCTGGCTTTGCCAACTTCGCGGTGCTGGCTGGTGTGTTCATCACGGCCTTCTATTCGTTCCGCCTGTACTTCATCGTGTTCCACGGTAAAGAGCGCTACGACCAGAATCCCGATGCTCACCATGATGATCATCACGCCCACGACGACCACCACGGCCATGGCCACGATGCCAAGCCGCATGAGTCGCCTCTGGTGGTGACCGGTCCTCTGATGCTGCTGGCCATTCCTTCGGTGGTGATCGGTGCGATTGCGCTGATGCCCATGCTGTTTGGCGACTTCTTCAAGGGCGTGATCTACGTGGACGGTGCCAAGCACGGTGCCATGGCAGAACTGGCCGAGAAAATTCACGGCTGGTTGCCCATGGCGCTGCACGGCTTCACGGCCGCGCCGTTCTGGCTGGCTCTGGCTGGTGTGGTGGTGTCCTATGTGTTCTACATGGTCAAGCCCGAAATTCCTGCTGCCATCATGGCCTTCTCCAAGAAGATCGGCCTGTACCAGATGCTGGAAGGCAAGTACGGCGTGGACTGGGTCTACGAAAACATCTTCGCTCGCGGTGCACGTGGCACGGGTACCGTCTTCTGGAAGGTGGGCGATCAGGCCATCATCGACGGCGCCGTGGTCAACGGTTCCTGGAAGCTCATGGCCAAGCTGGGTCAATGGGTGCGTGGCCTGCAAACAGGCTATCTCTATCACTACGCGTTGGTCATGCTGCTGGGTATCTTTGCCCTCATGACGTACTTCGTGTGGCTCAACAAGTAGTAGAGGAATAACAAAAATGGGTTTGTTGAGTCTTTCAATCTGGGTGCCAATTGCATTTGGCGCCCTCCTGCTGGCCATGGGCCGCGAAGGGCAGGTCAATGCTGTGCGTTGGCTGGCCCTGATCGGTGCCTTGGTCGGCCTGGCGGTGACGATTCCGGTGGTTACCGGTTTCGACACCACGACAGCTGCCATGCAGTTTGTCGAAAAAGCGCTCTGGATCGAGCGCTTCAATATCCACTACCACCTGGGCGTGGACGGCATCTCGATGTGGTTTGTGCCGCTGACGGCCTTCATCACGGTCATTGTGGTGATTGCCTCCTGGCAGAACATCACCGAGCGCGTGAACCAGTACATGGCCGCCTTCCTGATCCTTTCGGGTCTGATGATCGGCGTGTTCAGCGCACTGGACGGCATGCTGTTCTATGTGTTCTTTGAAGCCACCCTGATTCCGATGTATCTGATCATCGGTATCTGGGGCGGTCCGAACAAGATCTACGCCGCCTTCAAGTTCTTCCTGTATACCTTGATGGGCTCGCTGCTCACCCTGGTGGCCCTGATTTACCTGTACACCCAGTCGGGCGGCAGCTTCGAGATTCTGGACTGGCACAAGCTGCCGCTGTCCAGTACCGCACAGACGCTGATCTTCTTCGCCTTCTTCGCTGCTTTTGCGGTGAAGGTGCCCATGTTCCCCGTGCACACCTGGTTGCCAGACGTTCACGTGGAAGCGCCTACCGGTGGTTCCGCCGTGCTGGCCGCCATCATGCTCAAGCTCGGTGCCTACGGTTTCCTGCGCTTTTCGCTGCCTATCGCTCCTGATGCTTCGCACCAGTGGTCCGGCCTGATGATCACGCTGTCGCTGATTGCCGTGATCTATGTGGGCGTGGTGGCTCTGGTGCAGCGCGACATGAAGAAGCTGGTGGCTTACTCGTCGGTGGCGCACATGGGCTTTGTGACCCTGGGCTTTTTCATGTTCAACAGCCTCGGCATCGCCGGCGGTCTGGTGCAGATGATTGCCCACGGCTTTGTGTCCGGCGCCATGTTCCTGTGCATCGGCGTGCTGTACGACCGCGTTCACTCGCGTGAAATCGCCTCTTACGGCGGTGTGGTCAACACCATGCCCAAGTTCGCTGCCTTTGCCCTGCTGTTTGCCATGGCCAACTGCGGTCTGCCTGCAACGGCCGGCTTCGTGGGTGAGTGGATGGTGATTCTGGGTGCCGTGCAGTACAACTTCTGGATCGGCCTGGGCTCTGCCACGGCGCTGATCTTCGGTGCTGCATACACGCTGTGGATGTACAAGCGCGTGTACCTGGGTCCCGTGGCCAATGACCACGTGAAGGAACTCAAGGACATCAACTGCCGCGAATTCCTGGTACTGGGCGTGCTGGCCGTCGCCGTGATGGTCATGGGCCTGTATCCCAAGCCGTTCACCGATGTGATGGATGTGTCCGTGGCCGAGCTGATCAAGCATGTGGCTATCAGCAAGCTCAACTGACCAGACTGAAACGAGAGACTCGAGATGATTGACAACATCAGCTGGCTGGCGATTTACCCGGAGATTGTTCTCCTGGTGATGGCCTGCGTCATCGCCTTGGTGGACCTGGGCGTGACAAGCGCCCGCCGCACAGGCACCTATGTTCTGACCATGCTCACCTTGCTCGTCGTAGCAGTGATGCAGGGTATGTATGCCTCTAGCGGCAACACCTTCTACGGCTGGGGCAACATGGTTGTCTCGGACGCCATGGGCAACTGGCTCAAGTGCTTTGCCACAGTGGCCATGATGGTCACCATGGTCTACGGTCGCCCCTATGCGGCTGAACGCGACATGCTCCGCGGCGGTGAGTTCTTCACCCTGTCCATGCTGTCGCTGCTGGGCATGTTCATCATGATCGGTGGCAACAACTTCCTGGTCATCTACCTGGGCCTGGAACTGCTGACGCTGTCCAGCTATGCGCTGGTGGCTTTGCGCCGCGATCACACCGGTGCGGTGGAAGCGGCCATGAAGTACTTCGTGCTCGGCGCCATGGCTTCTGGTTTCCTGCTGTACGGCATGTCCATGCTCTACGGTGCTACCGGTTCGCTGGATATCGGCCAGGTCTTCAAGGCCATCAACTCCGGTGAAATCAAGCACCAGGTGCTGGTTTTCGGTCTGGTCTTCATCGTGGCCGGTCTGGCCTTCAAGCTCGGCGCCGTGCCTTTCCACATGTGGGTGCCTGACGTTTACCAGGGCGCTCCAACGGCCATTACCGCTCTGATCGGTGGCGCTCCCAAACTGGCGGCCTTTGCCATGATCATCCGCCTGCTGGTGGATGGCTTGCTGCCGCTGGCCATCGACTGGCAGCAGATGCTGATGGTGCTGGCCGTGTGCTCGCTGCTCATCGGTAACCTGGCCGGTCTGCAGCAGACCAACCTCAAGCGCATGCTGGCCTACTCGACCATCTCGCAAATGGGCTTTGTGCTGCTGGGCCTGATGTCGGGCGTGGTGGACGGCAAGGTGGATCCCGCGACCGTGGAAAACGCCTACAGCTCGGCCATGTTCTACATCGTCACCTATGTGCTGACGGCTCTGGCCGCGTTCGGTGTGGTCTTGCTGCTGGCCCGTGAAGGCTTTGAAAGCGAAGAGATCTCCGATCTGGCTGGTCTGAACCAGCGCAGCCCGCTGTATGCCGGCGTGATGGCGATCTGCCTGTTCTCCATGGCTGGTATCCCTCCGCTGGTGGGCTTCTACGCCAAGCTGTCCGTGCTGCAAGCGCTGATTTCTTCGGGAAGCACGCTGCACATCGGTCTGGCCGTGTTTGCCGTGATCATGTCGCTGATTGGCGCTTTCTATTACCTGCGCGTCGTCAAGGTCATGTACTTTGATGCTCCAATCACAGCCACCAGCGTGTCCGCACCTCTGGATGTGCGCGTGGTTCTGACCATCAACGGTGCGCTGGTGCTGTTGCTCGGCATCTTGCCGGGCGGCCTCATGGCCTTGTGCGCCGACGCCATCGTGCGTGCCCTGGCCTCCTGATGACAAAAGGGGAGAGGCTTGTCGCCACTCCCCTTATTTGTAGGAATGCCTTAGCGTGTCTATCACCGCTTCTATCTGGCTTGTGATCTTGGCTGCCCTTGTGGCAGCCAATTTGCCTTTTATCAACCAGCGTTTGGCCATTGCGGGTCCGGTGATGGCCGGCCGCAAACCCATGTGGGTGCGCCTGATCGAGATGCTGGTGCTGTATTTGCTGGTGGGCGGCCTGGGCTATCTGCTCGAGCGCCGTGCAGGCCAGGTCTCGCCACAGGGCTGGGAGTTCTATGCCATTACCGGCACCCTGTTTCTGACGCTGGCTTTCCCAGGCTTCGTCTATCGTTATCTGGTACATCGCCGGGATTGATCGTATTGAGGGCGCATGATGGCGCAGTGTTTCCGTCTGCGCTCAAGAGAATCTCATGAAAGTGCTTGATCTTCATTGCTCTGCGGGCCATGTGTTCGAAGGCTGGTTCGGCTCGGAAGACGACTTCCAGAGCCAGCTGGCACGCAAGCTTGTGCAGTGCCCCAGCTGCGGGGACAGCCATATAGTCAAGCGCCTCAGCGCTCCGCGCCTGAATCTGGGTGCGCAGCAGCCCCCACCGGCTGCGCCGGTCACCGAGCGGCATCCTGCGCAGCCCTCGGCATCTCCGGTTCCGGCCAAGTCTCCAGCCCCCGAGCTCACGGCGCAGGCGCGCGAGCAGCTCCATGCCATGCATTCCGCCTGGGTGCAGTGGTCGCGCAAGGTGGCCGAGAACACCGAGGACGTGGGCAAGAATTTCGCGCAGGAAGCCCGTCGCATGCATTACGGCGAAACCGACGAGCGCGCCATTCGCGGCCAGACCAGCCCCGAGCAGGCCATGGAGCTGATGGAAGAGGGTATTGGCGTGATGCCGTTGGCCTTGCCCGAAACCGGCGAAGGCGGCAGCGGCACCTTGCAGTAAGACAGACTGCTGTGGCTCAGCCCTCAAGCCACAGTCTTTGCTCCCTCTGTTTTGATAGCTGCTTGTGCTTTTCTATCAAGCACTTTGACTATCAAAGCATTCGAAATGGCGACAATCCATGCGCCAACCACTACAAAAATAAGAGTGCAAAACTCTTGTTTGTCGCTTAATCCATTTAGGGCGACAAAGCTCAAGCATATTTGCCAGCGCCAGGCTAGTAACTGAGCAGCAGACAGGGGAATCATCGGGCTAAGGGTTTTCGGCATCAGGGTCGCATGCAGAAAGATCACAGTCGTGGCTGTTTCTTACTTTTTATAATCAATTTTGATAGCTATACACGCAAGCTATTAGTCCGTTCGGACCATATCTGACTGCGCAGTCAGCACTGCTCGCGCGGCCGTAGCGACGCGCAAACTCTCGTTTTGTGAAGTTTTTGAATGTAAGTGTTTGCTGTTTCTGCATCCTCCGTATTTGTTGACTAGGCAGGGTAAACATGAGGCGCTACAGATAAGGAACCTGGGAGTTTCCCCCTGCGGCAGTGCAGCATCACGGCCCAAGATGCCAGGCAAGGGAAGGGAGTGCACACCTGATGCGCCCCGACATTTGTTTTGCAGCATCCAGGACGAACGGCCCAGCGCACATGAGCGACCTCATTCTTGAAACCCATCACCTCACCAAAGAGTTCAAGGGATTTACGGCCGTCAGCAAGGTCGATCTGGCCGTCAAGCGCGGCTCGATTCATGCCTTGATCGGTCCCAATGGGGCGGGCAAAACCACTTGCTTCAATCTGCTGACCAAGTTTCTGGAACCGACCTCGGGCTCCATCCGCTTCAACGGTGTGGATATCACCCGGGAAGCGCCAGCACAGATTGCGCGGCGCGGCGTGATTCGCTCCTTTCAGATTTCGGCCGTCTTTCCGCACAGCACCTTGCTGGAGAACGTGCGCATCGGCCTGCAGCGCCGCCTGGGCACGGCGTTTCATTTCTGGACCAGCGAGAAGACGCTTAACCAGCTCAACGACCGCGCCATGGAGTTGCTGGCTGAAGTGGGGCTGCAGGATCTGGCCGATGAGGTCACCGTCAATCTGCCCTACGGCCGCAAGCGTGCGCTGGAGATCGCCACCACCTTGGCCATGGAACCGGAGCTGATGCTGCTGGACGAGCCCACCCAGGGCATGGGTCACGAGGATGTGGATCGCGTGACCCAGCTGATCAAGAAGGTCTCTGCCGGCCGCACCATCTTGATGGTGGAGCACAACATGAAGGTCATCTCCACCATTGCCGACCGCATCACCGTGCTGCAGCGTGGCGCCGTGCTGGCCGAAGGCGCATATGAAGAGGTGTCCCGTAATCCGCAGGTGATGGAAGCCTATATGGGCACTACCGACGGTCAGTTGCAGGGGGCGCATTAATGCTTTCCCCTGAGCCGCTTTGCGGCCTCCCCCTGAGGGGGACGCCCGCCCCTTCCTCGCTGTCTCTTTGATGGTTTCGTGCGTGATTTGAGTGATACGAATGAATAAAACAAGTACAGCGGCGCTTGAAATTTCGGCTCTGAATGCCTGGTATGGCGAATCCCATGTGCTGCATGGCATGGACCTTGTGGTGCAGCCCGGCGAAGTCGTCACCCTGCTGGGCCGCAACGGCGCAGGGCGCACTTCCACGCTGCGCGCCATCATGGGTCTGACCGGCTCGCGCAAGGGCTCGATCAAGATCAATGGCGTGGAAACCATTCATCTGCCCACGCACAAGATTGCCCATCTGGGCGTGGGCTACTGCCCCGAGGAACGCGGCATCTTCGCCAGCCTTTCCTGTGAGGAAAACCTGCTGCTGCCACCGCCGCTCAAGACGGGTCAGCCAGGCATGAGCGTGGATGAGATCTATGCCATGTTCCCCAACCTCTACGAACGCCGCAACAGCCAGGGCACGCGCCTGTCGGGTGGCGAGCAGCAGATGCTGGCCGTGGCCCGCATCCTGCGCACGGGCGCACGTCTGCTGCTGCTCGATGAAATCTCCGAAGGCCTGGCGCCCGTCATCGTGCAGGCCCTGGCCCGCATGATCACCACGCTGCGCCAGAAGGGCTACACCGTGGTCATGGTGGAGCAGAACTTCCACTTTGCCGCACCGCTGGCCGACCGCTTTTATGTGGTGGAGCACGGCCATGTGGTGGAGCGCTTTGGCGCAGCCGAGCTGAAGGCAAAGATGCCGGTACTCAACGAATTGCTGGGCGTCTGATTTTTCCCATTCATAAACGCAGATTCCACCTTAGGAGACAGAGATGAAAGCAAAGTTGAGCGTTTTGTCGTGCATGTTGGTCGCGGCTGGTCTGGCCAGCCCCCTAGCCCAGGCCCAGGAAAAAGTGAAGATCGGTTTTGTGACCGACATGTCCAGCCTTTATGCGGATGTGGAAGGCAAGAACGGCGCGCTTGCCATGCAGATGGCGATTGACGATTTTGGCGGCAAGGTGCTGGGCCAGCCCATTGAGCTGATCTCCGCCGACCACCAGAACAAGGCCGATATCGCCGCCTCCAAGGTGCGCGAATGGATTGATACCCAGGGCATTTCGCTGGTCTTCAGCGGCACCAATTCCGGCACGGCGCTGGCCGTCTCGCAAGTGGCCAACGAGAAAAAGCGCGTGCACTTCAACAGCGGTGCCGGCTCTTCGGCACTGACCAACGAGCAATGCAATCCCTACACCGTTCACTACGCCTATGACACCGTGGCCCTGGCCAAGGGCACGGGCGGCGCCGTGGTGGATCGCGGTGGCAAGGACTGGTTCTTTCTGACGGCCGACTATGCCTTCGGTCAGGCGCTGGAGGCCGACACCACCAAGGTGATTCAGGCCAAGGGCGGCAAGGTGCTGGGCTCGGTCAAGCACCCGCTCAATGCCTCCGATTTCTCTTCCTTCCTGCTGCAGGCTCAGGCCTCCAAGGCGCACATCCTGGGTCTGGCCAATGCCGGTGGCGACACCATCAATGCCGTCAAGGCCGCCAAGGAATTCGGCATCAACAAGACCATGAAGACCGCCGGTCTGCTGGTGTTCCTGACCGACATTCACAGCCTGGGTCTGAAGAACACCGAAGGCCTGCTGCACACCACCAGCTGGTACTGGGACATGAATGACGAATCGCGCAAATTCGCCAACAAGTTCTTTGCCAAGACCAAGCGCATGCCCACCGATGTGCAGGCCGCAGACTACTCGGCCGTCATGAACTATCTGAAGGCCGTGGAAGCGGTCAAGACCACCAATGCCGACAAGGTGATGGCCCATCTCAAGAGCACACCCATCAACGACTTCTACGGCAAGGGCGTGATCCGTCCGGACGGCACGTTTGCCCACGATATGTATCTGGTCGAAGCCAAGAAGCCCAGCGAATCCACCAAGCCCTGGGACTACCTCAAGGTCTTGAACAAGCTGCCTGCAGACACGGTCTGGACGACCAAGGCCGAGACCAAGTGCGCGCTCTGGAAATAAGCATCCGCACACTGGTTTGAAGCTCTTCTGAAACCCACTAGCCCCCACTAGCACCACCAGCGTCTGTCCCATGGAAATCTTCGGTGTTTCATTGCCCGGCCTGATGAGCCAGCTCCTTTTAGGGCTGGTCAACGGTTCGTTTTACGCAATTCTGAGTCTGGGTCTGGCCGTGATTTTCGGCCTGCTCAACGTCATCAACTTTGCGCATGGCGCACTGTTCATGCTGGGCGCCATGATCACCTGGATGGCCATGAGCTATTTCCAGATCAACTACTGGGTGATGCTGATCCTGTCGCCGGTGCTGGTGGGGATTTTGGGGGTGCTGATAGAGCGCTTCTTGCTGCGCTGGATCTACAAGCTCGATCACCTCTACGGCCTGCTGCTCACGCTGGGGCTGTCGCTGCTGATCGAGGGTGTGTTCCGCTCCGTCTATGGTGTGTCCGGCCTGGGTTACGACACGCCTGAATTGCTGGAAGGCGCGACCAACCTGGGCTTTATGGTGCTGCCGAACTACCGCGCCTGGGTGGTGCTGGCATCCATCGTGGTCTGTGTTGCCACCTGGTTTGTGATCGAAAAAACCCGCATCGGCGCCTATCTGCGTGCCGGTACCGAAAACCCGCGCCTGGTGGAAGCCTTTGGTGTGAACGTGCCGGTCATGATCACCCTGACCTACGCCTTTGGTGCTGCGCTGGCCGCCTTTGCCGGCGTGCTGGCCGCGCCGGTCTACCAGGTCACGCCGCTGATGGGGCAAAACCTCATCATCGTGGTGTTTGCCGTGGTGGTGATCGGCGGCATGGGCTCCATCATGGGCGCCATCATTACCGGCCTGGGGCTGGGCGTGATCGAAGGGCTGACCAAGGTGTTCTGGCCCGAGGCATCTTCCACCGTCGTGTTCTTCATCATGGTCATCGTGTTGTTGATTCGCCCTGCAGGCTTGTTCGGTAAAGAAAAATAAGAGGGGCACAACATGAAATCCAAGACGCTTGTTCAACGCATTGCGCCCATTGGCTACGGCCTGCTGCTGCTGGGCCTGATTGCCGCGCCCTTCATGGGAGCCTATCCCGTGTTCGTGATGAAGCTCATGTGCTTTGCACTGTTTGCTTCGGCCTTCAATCTGCTGCTGGGCTACACGGGCCTGCTGTCCTTCGGCCACGCCGCTTTTCTCGGCGGTGCGGCCTATATTGCGGGCTACTCCATCAAGGCCTGGGGTGTGACACCCGAGATCGGCATGCTGCTGGGCACGGTTTTCGGCGGCCTGCTGGGTCTGGTCTTTGGCTGGCTGGCCATTCGCCGCCAGGGCATTTATTTCTCCATGATCACGCTGGCATTGGCACAGATGCTGTTCTTTGTCGCGCTGCAAGCCAAGTTCACCGGCGGTGAAGACGGCCTGCAAG
Protein-coding sequences here:
- a CDS encoding NADH-quinone oxidoreductase subunit J is translated as MDAKTGFFYLFSVVLLFAAFRVITARNPVHAVLNLILAFSQAAAIWLLLKAEFLGIALVLVYLGAVMVLFLFVVMMLDIRVDTLRKSFWKHFPFAALIGALIAFEMGMVLMGGFGDVEDAKNVMAGSVNAAGQAVQYSNTHELGKLLYTEYLYPVEIAAVILLVAMIAAIALTLRKRKDSKAVNPAQQIRVRAQDRIKLVKQSVTQPAQQPAAEASAPAVETKA
- the nuoK gene encoding NADH-quinone oxidoreductase subunit NuoK, translating into MTLTLGHFLTLGAMLFAIAVVGIFLNRKNLIVLLMAIELMLLAVNTNFVAFSSYLGDMHGQVFVFFILTVAAAESAIGLAILVLLFRNKSSIDAEDLNSLKG
- the nuoL gene encoding NADH-quinone oxidoreductase subunit L; this translates as MSQTLSASLLLAVPLAPLVGSALAGIWGTAFGGNKIGRAGSSSLTIFGVLAAFILSALTFKSVVFDGASFNETIYTWMVVGGLKMEVGFLIDSITVMMMCVVTFVSLMVHIYTMGYMEEDEGYNRFFSYISLFTFSMLMLVMSNNLLQLFFGWEAVGLVSYLLIGFYYKKESAIFANMKAFLVNRVGDFGFILGIGLIAAYTGTLNYSEIFAKLPEIQNTQLPGTGWLLVTVTAICLFIGAMGKSAQFPLHAWLPDSMEGPTPISALIHAATMVTAGIFMVSRMSPLYELSDVALNFILVIGSITALFMGILGIIQNDIKRVIAYSTLSQLGYMTIALGVSAYSVSVFHLMTHAFFKALLFLGAGSVIMGMHHNQDIRWMGGVRKYMPITWITFLLGNLALIGTPFFSGFYSKDAIIEAVHASNLPAAGFANFAVLAGVFITAFYSFRLYFIVFHGKERYDQNPDAHHDDHHAHDDHHGHGHDAKPHESPLVVTGPLMLLAIPSVVIGAIALMPMLFGDFFKGVIYVDGAKHGAMAELAEKIHGWLPMALHGFTAAPFWLALAGVVVSYVFYMVKPEIPAAIMAFSKKIGLYQMLEGKYGVDWVYENIFARGARGTGTVFWKVGDQAIIDGAVVNGSWKLMAKLGQWVRGLQTGYLYHYALVMLLGIFALMTYFVWLNK
- a CDS encoding NADH-quinone oxidoreductase subunit M, which codes for MGLLSLSIWVPIAFGALLLAMGREGQVNAVRWLALIGALVGLAVTIPVVTGFDTTTAAMQFVEKALWIERFNIHYHLGVDGISMWFVPLTAFITVIVVIASWQNITERVNQYMAAFLILSGLMIGVFSALDGMLFYVFFEATLIPMYLIIGIWGGPNKIYAAFKFFLYTLMGSLLTLVALIYLYTQSGGSFEILDWHKLPLSSTAQTLIFFAFFAAFAVKVPMFPVHTWLPDVHVEAPTGGSAVLAAIMLKLGAYGFLRFSLPIAPDASHQWSGLMITLSLIAVIYVGVVALVQRDMKKLVAYSSVAHMGFVTLGFFMFNSLGIAGGLVQMIAHGFVSGAMFLCIGVLYDRVHSREIASYGGVVNTMPKFAAFALLFAMANCGLPATAGFVGEWMVILGAVQYNFWIGLGSATALIFGAAYTLWMYKRVYLGPVANDHVKELKDINCREFLVLGVLAVAVMVMGLYPKPFTDVMDVSVAELIKHVAISKLN
- the nuoN gene encoding NADH-quinone oxidoreductase subunit NuoN — encoded protein: MIDNISWLAIYPEIVLLVMACVIALVDLGVTSARRTGTYVLTMLTLLVVAVMQGMYASSGNTFYGWGNMVVSDAMGNWLKCFATVAMMVTMVYGRPYAAERDMLRGGEFFTLSMLSLLGMFIMIGGNNFLVIYLGLELLTLSSYALVALRRDHTGAVEAAMKYFVLGAMASGFLLYGMSMLYGATGSLDIGQVFKAINSGEIKHQVLVFGLVFIVAGLAFKLGAVPFHMWVPDVYQGAPTAITALIGGAPKLAAFAMIIRLLVDGLLPLAIDWQQMLMVLAVCSLLIGNLAGLQQTNLKRMLAYSTISQMGFVLLGLMSGVVDGKVDPATVENAYSSAMFYIVTYVLTALAAFGVVLLLAREGFESEEISDLAGLNQRSPLYAGVMAICLFSMAGIPPLVGFYAKLSVLQALISSGSTLHIGLAVFAVIMSLIGAFYYLRVVKVMYFDAPITATSVSAPLDVRVVLTINGALVLLLGILPGGLMALCADAIVRALAS
- a CDS encoding DUF2818 family protein — protein: MSITASIWLVILAALVAANLPFINQRLAIAGPVMAGRKPMWVRLIEMLVLYLLVGGLGYLLERRAGQVSPQGWEFYAITGTLFLTLAFPGFVYRYLVHRRD
- a CDS encoding DUF1178 family protein, encoding MKVLDLHCSAGHVFEGWFGSEDDFQSQLARKLVQCPSCGDSHIVKRLSAPRLNLGAQQPPPAAPVTERHPAQPSASPVPAKSPAPELTAQAREQLHAMHSAWVQWSRKVAENTEDVGKNFAQEARRMHYGETDERAIRGQTSPEQAMELMEEGIGVMPLALPETGEGGSGTLQ
- a CDS encoding ABC transporter ATP-binding protein; translated protein: MSDLILETHHLTKEFKGFTAVSKVDLAVKRGSIHALIGPNGAGKTTCFNLLTKFLEPTSGSIRFNGVDITREAPAQIARRGVIRSFQISAVFPHSTLLENVRIGLQRRLGTAFHFWTSEKTLNQLNDRAMELLAEVGLQDLADEVTVNLPYGRKRALEIATTLAMEPELMLLDEPTQGMGHEDVDRVTQLIKKVSAGRTILMVEHNMKVISTIADRITVLQRGAVLAEGAYEEVSRNPQVMEAYMGTTDGQLQGAH
- a CDS encoding ABC transporter ATP-binding protein gives rise to the protein MNKTSTAALEISALNAWYGESHVLHGMDLVVQPGEVVTLLGRNGAGRTSTLRAIMGLTGSRKGSIKINGVETIHLPTHKIAHLGVGYCPEERGIFASLSCEENLLLPPPLKTGQPGMSVDEIYAMFPNLYERRNSQGTRLSGGEQQMLAVARILRTGARLLLLDEISEGLAPVIVQALARMITTLRQKGYTVVMVEQNFHFAAPLADRFYVVEHGHVVERFGAAELKAKMPVLNELLGV
- a CDS encoding ABC transporter substrate-binding protein; amino-acid sequence: MKAKLSVLSCMLVAAGLASPLAQAQEKVKIGFVTDMSSLYADVEGKNGALAMQMAIDDFGGKVLGQPIELISADHQNKADIAASKVREWIDTQGISLVFSGTNSGTALAVSQVANEKKRVHFNSGAGSSALTNEQCNPYTVHYAYDTVALAKGTGGAVVDRGGKDWFFLTADYAFGQALEADTTKVIQAKGGKVLGSVKHPLNASDFSSFLLQAQASKAHILGLANAGGDTINAVKAAKEFGINKTMKTAGLLVFLTDIHSLGLKNTEGLLHTTSWYWDMNDESRKFANKFFAKTKRMPTDVQAADYSAVMNYLKAVEAVKTTNADKVMAHLKSTPINDFYGKGVIRPDGTFAHDMYLVEAKKPSESTKPWDYLKVLNKLPADTVWTTKAETKCALWK
- a CDS encoding branched-chain amino acid ABC transporter permease, with product MEIFGVSLPGLMSQLLLGLVNGSFYAILSLGLAVIFGLLNVINFAHGALFMLGAMITWMAMSYFQINYWVMLILSPVLVGILGVLIERFLLRWIYKLDHLYGLLLTLGLSLLIEGVFRSVYGVSGLGYDTPELLEGATNLGFMVLPNYRAWVVLASIVVCVATWFVIEKTRIGAYLRAGTENPRLVEAFGVNVPVMITLTYAFGAALAAFAGVLAAPVYQVTPLMGQNLIIVVFAVVVIGGMGSIMGAIITGLGLGVIEGLTKVFWPEASSTVVFFIMVIVLLIRPAGLFGKEK